Proteins encoded within one genomic window of Tidjanibacter massiliensis:
- a CDS encoding CHAT domain-containing protein, with the protein MFVIAFSLSVVATASARHADGDTQPCPTCEKIYDYLYRISVEPNTAAQMDLPNFVSQLDRTHLLDFATGISFKLTDCIDNISPKVIRDHYLPCMAVTVKRMAEEEIFKQMAMGRDLLVNRYLSQYLPDESVGSMLYNFCQLAYHMGNYILYKEEATVAGFKNYGYNNLHYIEYTLYGDDTYMQDIDPWPEELFVRLYNRFRVYYQGDYTERPEFIICNAVANAYNAEQYELIADCTRELTKLMLYILPPYMQEWLGNILNQAAGRVNRERERFDIYKEECTDRFGTTEAFDLMYASVMTRYNSIDLQYITDFLAYCKELREAGYMFAGHLPGLCPEDSVNEDNYDTYVQYCIECAKMLRDVWTAISLTIWTPDSISQFKSMLENFGCENEEVFVMVSLNLANMIFFYGDTALALDIIEPALAYYDNIYKSIVPYPLADIAIIYTLLGNHVQARKILDNYVLPYIETCEYNDESFLSPDLICTAQCAAVLAECEQKELATALADKAFSMVNRLQNDEDKAIVSGLICDVYYVQEHYEKSLEVLNLAIQCNPSDDFKILSNLRVAETHFRTQDWRPAIEIYKTYAERCSEFCDPTFFLEMMSCAAHAGDTECMRDTAEKYTEGIKAEIDDKLYNLSSEERESFYGRIADSNFFMEICEAARGNEEQNAILASCVYDYSLMMKGLLLSADNRVDRLLTEHPDSIVRVRYAQMKNLAARLDNMTMRGSDPSHVATMREALKTAQRDIIMAVRRMGIETDFAGGHTVGWREVQSRLNEHDAAVEFMRLTGGEDKKADPLYVAVMLRSGWESPRIVELCRESVLRDYVKNDQLKNRRLYNTPEAWQLWPLIWQPLQEYLSEGETVYFSVDGVMNMLNIGAFRPQGEDRRTADERYTLRRLSSTRELCIGREAHEMKRAVIYGGLNYDMGTDAMARATSEYRDTDLAASRTVSRGSLSLAEGMLPDENIYSETYHEAVNIAEMLRSCGVEPDLKTDDSGVEESFKALSGRQFELLHIATHGFYMPGHTEYQTSEELLSPMMRSGLRLSRKKTLSADDREDGLLLAREIADMDLSAVDLVVLSACQTALGDLSGNEIFGLQRGFKQAGVGTIVMTLWQIDSQMAQYMMTEFYNNLTVGMERHEAFRDAQAKTKNAYPDKDWAAFIMLD; encoded by the coding sequence ATGTTCGTTATCGCATTCTCGCTGTCGGTCGTCGCTACTGCCTCGGCACGACATGCCGACGGTGATACCCAACCGTGTCCGACATGCGAAAAAATCTACGATTATCTCTATCGCATAAGTGTGGAGCCGAATACGGCCGCGCAGATGGATTTGCCGAATTTCGTCTCGCAGCTCGACCGGACGCATCTGCTCGATTTCGCCACAGGAATATCTTTCAAACTAACCGACTGTATAGACAATATATCGCCGAAGGTGATTCGCGACCACTATCTGCCGTGCATGGCCGTCACGGTGAAGCGAATGGCCGAGGAGGAGATATTCAAGCAAATGGCCATGGGGCGCGATTTGTTGGTGAATCGATATCTGTCGCAGTATCTGCCCGATGAATCCGTCGGCAGCATGCTTTATAATTTCTGCCAGTTGGCGTACCATATGGGTAATTACATTTTATATAAGGAAGAGGCTACCGTAGCCGGGTTTAAAAATTACGGTTATAATAATCTGCATTATATCGAATATACGCTGTATGGCGACGATACCTATATGCAGGATATCGACCCTTGGCCGGAGGAATTGTTTGTGAGGCTGTATAATCGTTTTCGTGTTTATTATCAGGGCGACTATACTGAAAGGCCCGAATTCATAATATGCAATGCGGTAGCAAACGCCTATAATGCCGAACAATACGAACTCATAGCGGACTGTACTCGTGAGCTTACGAAATTAATGTTGTATATACTGCCGCCTTATATGCAAGAGTGGCTTGGAAATATATTAAATCAGGCCGCAGGTCGAGTGAACCGAGAACGCGAACGGTTCGACATCTATAAAGAAGAATGTACGGATAGATTCGGAACGACGGAGGCGTTCGACCTCATGTATGCTTCTGTGATGACAAGATACAACAGCATCGATTTACAGTATATAACTGATTTCTTGGCGTATTGCAAAGAATTGCGGGAAGCAGGATATATGTTTGCCGGCCATTTGCCGGGATTGTGTCCTGAGGACTCTGTCAATGAAGATAATTACGATACGTACGTGCAATACTGTATCGAATGTGCAAAGATGCTTCGCGATGTTTGGACAGCCATATCATTGACAATATGGACGCCAGACTCTATTTCGCAATTCAAATCCATGCTCGAAAATTTCGGATGCGAAAACGAAGAGGTATTCGTGATGGTATCTCTTAATCTTGCCAACATGATATTCTTCTATGGCGATACCGCCTTGGCTCTCGATATAATAGAACCGGCATTGGCCTATTATGATAATATTTACAAGAGCATTGTTCCGTATCCTCTCGCGGATATTGCAATCATATACACTCTGTTGGGAAATCATGTCCAAGCCCGTAAAATACTCGATAATTACGTTTTGCCATATATCGAGACTTGCGAGTATAACGACGAGTCATTTTTATCTCCCGATCTGATATGTACGGCACAATGCGCAGCAGTACTCGCCGAGTGTGAGCAAAAGGAGCTGGCTACCGCTTTGGCGGATAAGGCTTTTTCGATGGTTAATCGATTGCAGAACGATGAAGATAAAGCTATTGTATCGGGTTTGATATGCGATGTATATTATGTACAGGAGCATTATGAGAAATCGTTAGAGGTATTGAATCTCGCCATACAATGCAATCCGTCGGATGACTTTAAAATATTATCCAATCTTAGGGTAGCCGAAACACATTTTAGAACACAGGATTGGAGGCCTGCCATCGAAATATATAAGACCTACGCCGAGCGATGTTCGGAGTTTTGCGACCCCACATTTTTCTTAGAAATGATGTCTTGCGCCGCACATGCCGGTGACACGGAGTGTATGCGCGATACGGCCGAGAAATATACGGAAGGGATAAAAGCCGAGATAGATGACAAACTCTACAATCTGTCGTCGGAGGAGCGCGAGAGTTTTTACGGCAGAATAGCGGACAGCAACTTTTTTATGGAGATATGCGAGGCCGCCCGCGGCAACGAGGAGCAGAACGCCATACTGGCCTCCTGCGTATACGATTACAGCCTTATGATGAAGGGGCTGCTGCTGAGTGCCGACAACCGCGTAGACAGGCTGCTTACCGAGCACCCCGATTCTATCGTGCGCGTGCGCTATGCCCAGATGAAGAATCTGGCGGCACGGCTTGATAACATGACTATGCGCGGCAGCGACCCCTCGCATGTGGCGACTATGCGCGAAGCCTTGAAAACCGCGCAGCGCGACATCATCATGGCTGTACGCCGCATGGGCATCGAAACCGATTTTGCCGGCGGACATACGGTCGGCTGGCGCGAGGTGCAGAGCAGGTTGAACGAGCACGATGCGGCCGTAGAGTTCATGCGGCTGACCGGCGGAGAGGACAAGAAAGCCGATCCATTGTATGTCGCCGTCATGCTGCGCAGTGGCTGGGAATCGCCGCGAATCGTGGAGCTGTGCCGCGAATCGGTGCTGCGCGACTACGTCAAGAATGACCAGCTCAAAAACAGGCGGCTGTACAATACGCCGGAGGCATGGCAGCTATGGCCGCTGATATGGCAGCCCTTGCAGGAGTATCTATCGGAGGGCGAGACCGTATATTTCTCGGTGGACGGTGTAATGAACATGTTGAATATCGGTGCCTTCAGACCGCAAGGCGAAGACCGGCGCACAGCCGACGAGCGATATACGCTGCGGAGATTGTCATCGACGCGCGAGTTGTGTATCGGACGAGAAGCACACGAGATGAAACGAGCTGTGATATACGGCGGACTGAATTACGACATGGGGACCGATGCCATGGCCCGAGCGACGAGCGAATATCGCGATACCGATCTGGCGGCCTCGCGTACCGTGTCGCGCGGATCATTATCATTGGCAGAGGGAATGCTGCCCGATGAAAATATTTACAGCGAGACATACCATGAAGCCGTAAATATTGCCGAAATGCTGAGGTCCTGCGGTGTAGAGCCCGATTTGAAGACAGACGATTCGGGTGTGGAGGAGTCGTTCAAGGCACTCTCCGGCCGGCAATTCGAGCTACTTCACATAGCCACCCACGGATTCTATATGCCCGGACACACCGAGTATCAGACATCGGAAGAGCTGTTATCGCCGATGATGCGCTCGGGATTGAGGCTATCGCGCAAGAAAACACTCTCGGCCGACGACCGCGAGGACGGCCTGCTGCTGGCACGCGAAATAGCCGACATGGATCTCTCGGCGGTCGATCTGGTCGTACTGTCGGCCTGCCAGACTGCTCTGGGCGACCTCTCGGGCAACGAGATTTTCGGTCTGCAACGAGGGTTCAAGCAGGCCGGCGTCGGAACTATTGTCATGACTCTATGGCAGATAGACAGTCAGATGGCTCAATATATGATGACGGAGTTCTACAACAACCTGACCGTCGGCATGGAACGGCACGAAGCGTTCCGAGATGCACAGGCCAAAACCAAAAATGCATATCCCGACAAGGATTGGGCGGCATTCATCATGTTGGATTAA
- a CDS encoding pyridoxal phosphate-dependent aminotransferase: MPKLSQRAERMPASPIRKLVPYAVQARDRGIKIYSLNIGQPDIETPQVGLDALKHIDRKVLEYSPSDGLPSYRNKLVGYYARFGIDLSPENIIVTTGGSEALQLAFPSCINPGDEIIMTEPTYANYISFAMQAGVKVRPIKTDIRNGYALPSVEDFEALIDERTKAILICNPNNPTGYVYTKEEMMRIRDIVKKYDLFLFSDEVYREFHYTDEPYVSALHLEGIEENVVLIDSVSKRYSECGIRIGAVITRNMQLRNAMMKFAQARLSPPLLGQIVAEASLDAPKSYMEGIYEEYIERRNLLVNGLNKIPGVYSPMPNGAFYTMARLPIDDCDRFCEWLLREFSYEGETVMFAPGSGFYTNPEDGRDQVRMAYVLKKEDLARSLVILEKALEAYPGRTER, from the coding sequence ATGCCGAAATTATCACAACGCGCGGAGCGCATGCCCGCATCGCCGATACGGAAACTCGTTCCGTATGCCGTACAGGCCAGGGACAGGGGAATCAAGATATATTCCCTCAATATAGGACAGCCGGACATAGAGACGCCGCAGGTCGGACTTGACGCCCTGAAACACATCGACCGCAAAGTGTTGGAGTACAGTCCCAGCGACGGGCTCCCCTCTTACCGTAACAAACTCGTCGGTTACTATGCCCGGTTCGGCATCGACCTCAGCCCGGAAAACATCATCGTAACGACGGGCGGTTCGGAAGCGTTGCAGCTCGCCTTCCCGTCGTGTATCAATCCCGGTGATGAAATTATCATGACCGAGCCGACATACGCCAATTATATTTCGTTCGCCATGCAGGCGGGGGTGAAGGTGCGGCCCATCAAGACCGATATACGCAACGGTTATGCGCTTCCGAGCGTAGAGGATTTCGAGGCGCTCATCGACGAGCGTACGAAGGCCATCCTCATCTGCAATCCGAACAATCCGACGGGGTATGTCTACACGAAAGAGGAGATGATGCGTATCCGCGACATCGTGAAGAAATACGACCTGTTCCTCTTTTCCGACGAGGTGTACCGCGAGTTTCACTATACCGACGAACCGTATGTGTCGGCTCTTCACCTCGAAGGTATCGAGGAGAACGTGGTACTTATCGACTCCGTATCGAAACGCTACTCGGAGTGCGGTATCCGGATAGGTGCCGTCATCACGAGAAACATGCAGCTCCGCAATGCGATGATGAAGTTCGCCCAGGCTCGTCTCAGTCCGCCTCTGTTGGGGCAAATCGTGGCCGAGGCGTCGCTCGACGCGCCGAAGTCGTATATGGAGGGTATTTACGAAGAGTATATCGAGCGGCGTAACCTGCTTGTGAACGGTCTCAACAAGATACCGGGCGTCTATTCGCCCATGCCCAACGGTGCATTCTATACCATGGCGCGTCTGCCCATAGACGACTGCGACCGTTTCTGCGAATGGCTACTTAGGGAGTTCTCTTATGAGGGCGAGACGGTGATGTTCGCTCCCGGTTCGGGATTCTATACCAATCCGGAAGACGGGCGCGACCAGGTACGCATGGCCTATGTGCTGAAAAAGGAGGATTTGGCACGTTCGCTCGTCATCCTTGAAAAGGCGCTCGAAGCCTATCCGGGGAGAACGGAGCGGTAG
- the rocD gene encoding ornithine--oxo-acid transaminase has product MTQQEYIERESRYGAHNYHPLPVVLQRGKGIFVWDTDGKKYFDFLSAYSAVNQGHCHHKIVGAVCEQAGKLALTSRAFHNDVLGQWEEYVTRFFGYDKVLPMNTGAEADETALKLCRKWAYLKKGIKDGMAKIIVCDGNFHGRTITIVSMSADPEAYRDYGPYTPGFVKIPYNDIPALERALEDPDVAGFLVEPIQGEAGVYVPDEGYLRRACDLCHAHNVLFMADEVQTGIGRTGRMLACDHEGVRPDILILGKALGGGVVPISAVLADDEIMLTIKPGEHGSTFGGNPVACRASMAALEVVREERLTENAEAMGRIFRDRMRSIGSDMIAEVRGKGLLNAVVIRPKNGREAWDVCLRMRDNGLLAKPTHDHIIRFAPPLIISEEELLDACGIIERSIRSFD; this is encoded by the coding sequence ATGACACAGCAGGAGTATATCGAACGGGAGAGCCGTTACGGCGCCCACAACTACCATCCGCTGCCCGTGGTGCTGCAACGCGGCAAGGGCATTTTCGTATGGGATACCGACGGGAAGAAGTATTTCGACTTCCTCTCCGCCTATTCCGCAGTGAATCAGGGGCACTGCCATCACAAAATCGTGGGTGCGGTGTGCGAACAGGCGGGCAAACTCGCCCTGACTTCGCGGGCGTTCCACAACGACGTGCTCGGTCAGTGGGAAGAGTATGTGACGCGGTTTTTCGGTTACGACAAGGTACTGCCCATGAATACCGGTGCGGAGGCCGACGAGACGGCCCTCAAACTGTGCCGCAAGTGGGCCTATCTGAAGAAGGGGATAAAGGACGGCATGGCGAAGATAATCGTGTGCGACGGCAATTTCCACGGCCGTACCATCACCATCGTCTCCATGTCTGCCGACCCGGAGGCCTATCGGGATTACGGGCCCTATACGCCCGGTTTCGTAAAGATTCCCTACAACGACATTCCGGCACTCGAACGGGCCCTGGAAGACCCTGACGTAGCCGGTTTCCTGGTGGAGCCGATACAGGGCGAGGCGGGGGTGTATGTGCCCGACGAGGGATACCTCCGCAGGGCCTGCGACCTTTGCCATGCGCATAATGTACTCTTCATGGCCGACGAAGTGCAGACCGGAATCGGCCGTACGGGACGGATGCTGGCCTGCGACCACGAAGGGGTGCGTCCCGATATACTTATTCTCGGCAAGGCGCTGGGAGGCGGTGTCGTGCCTATTTCCGCCGTGCTGGCCGACGACGAAATCATGCTGACCATCAAACCCGGCGAACACGGTTCCACTTTCGGAGGCAATCCGGTTGCCTGTCGGGCTTCGATGGCCGCACTGGAGGTGGTGCGCGAGGAGCGGCTTACGGAGAATGCTGAAGCGATGGGGCGGATATTCCGCGACAGAATGCGCTCCATCGGTTCCGACATGATAGCGGAGGTGCGCGGAAAGGGGCTGCTCAACGCCGTGGTGATAAGGCCGAAGAACGGTCGTGAGGCGTGGGATGTCTGCCTGCGGATGCGTGACAACGGTCTGCTGGCCAAACCGACTCATGACCATATCATCCGTTTCGCGCCGCCTTTGATAATTAGCGAAGAAGAGCTGCTCGACGCCTGCGGTATTATCGAAAGGAGCATCCGCTCATTCGATTGA
- a CDS encoding cation diffusion facilitator family transporter, whose product MKRRTILPEVPGIPNGSAPLSETYRPNEIYRVTLTGIFVNILLSAGKLIAGILGRSGAMLADAIHSISDFATDIIVLLSVNTTPTATKEEKPRYEYGKHETVVTVLIGLALLGVAIVIFVDSAHRISSILSGTAFQRPGLIAVVAAAVSIAAKEWLYRYTLRTGRRVKSRAVIANAWHHRSDAFSSIATLLGIGAARAFGGKWVIMDPVAAIVVGALIVKISIELVIPNLGDLLEKRLPVSEEHRILEMISSISGIQDPHRLRARNLGTRIAVEMSIRLSPDMTVDASHLVTAEIEELLRREYGPETQVTVNVEPFRPIRWK is encoded by the coding sequence ATGAAACGACGAACAATCCTCCCGGAGGTACCGGGAATCCCGAACGGTTCCGCACCCCTGTCGGAAACGTACAGGCCGAACGAAATATACCGAGTCACGCTGACCGGAATATTCGTGAACATCCTGCTGTCGGCAGGCAAACTCATCGCAGGAATCCTGGGACGCAGCGGCGCCATGCTTGCCGATGCCATCCATTCCATTTCGGACTTCGCCACCGACATCATCGTCCTGCTCTCCGTCAATACCACCCCCACGGCGACGAAAGAGGAGAAACCGCGCTACGAATACGGCAAACACGAAACGGTCGTGACGGTCCTCATCGGTCTGGCGCTGCTCGGCGTGGCCATCGTCATCTTCGTCGACAGCGCACACCGCATCAGCTCGATACTCTCCGGCACCGCATTCCAGCGGCCGGGCCTGATAGCCGTCGTTGCCGCTGCCGTCTCCATCGCGGCGAAGGAGTGGCTCTACCGGTACACCCTCCGAACGGGACGACGGGTAAAGAGCCGGGCCGTTATCGCCAACGCCTGGCATCACCGCAGCGACGCATTCTCCTCTATAGCCACCTTGCTCGGCATAGGCGCCGCCCGAGCCTTCGGAGGCAAATGGGTCATCATGGACCCGGTGGCGGCCATTGTGGTAGGCGCCCTCATCGTTAAAATCAGCATCGAACTCGTCATCCCCAATCTCGGCGACCTGCTCGAAAAACGGCTTCCTGTTTCCGAAGAACACCGTATCCTGGAGATGATATCGTCCATATCCGGCATTCAAGACCCCCACCGACTGCGTGCACGGAATCTGGGGACCCGCATAGCCGTCGAAATGAGCATCCGGCTCAGCCCCGACATGACGGTAGACGCCTCGCACCTGGTAACTGCCGAAATCGAAGAGCTGCTCCGCCGGGAATACGGCCCCGAAACGCAGGTCACCGTCAACGTGGAGCCGTTCCGCCCCATACGCTGGAAATGA
- the rpsA gene encoding 30S ribosomal protein S1, translating into MEENKVIEGAAVENAALEAEAKPAKPAKEAKPAKEAKPAEEAPKRVANEDFNWDAFENDLDLYGGNKEAVEQKYDESLSNVQVGEVVEGTVVGITKREVIVNIGYKSEGIIPIAEFRYNPELAVGEKVEVYVESAEDKKGQLVLSHKNARQLKSWDRVNQALENDEIIKGYIKCRTKGGMIVDVFGIEAFLPGSQIDVKPIRDYDMYVDKTMEFKVVKINQEFRNVVVSHKALIEEELEAQKKEIMSKLEKGQILEGTVKNITSYGVFIDLGGVDGLIHITDLSWGRVNHPEEVVQLDQKLNVVILDFDDTKKRIALGLKQLSPHPWEALDPNLKVGDVVKGKVVMMYDYGAFIEIAPGVEGLIHVSEMSWNQHLRSAQDFMKIGDEVEAVILTLDREERKMSLGIKQLTSDPWEGIEERYPVGSRHTAKVRNFTNFGIFVEIADGIDGLIHISDLSWTKKIKHPAEITQIGADIDVVVLGIDKENRRLSLGHKQLEENPWNEFESKFPIDSVHEGTITEMTDRGAVVSLGDNIEGFAPSRQLAKEDGTTAKVGETLPFKVTEFSKMTRHITLSHTRTFEDARRAEEKAAKDEKRASADATKANVKKINASVEKTTLGDITGLAELKARLEEAESDKKAE; encoded by the coding sequence ATGGAAGAAAACAAAGTAATCGAGGGCGCAGCCGTTGAGAACGCTGCCCTGGAGGCGGAAGCCAAACCTGCGAAACCCGCGAAAGAGGCAAAACCCGCCAAGGAAGCCAAGCCGGCAGAAGAGGCGCCGAAGCGAGTGGCCAACGAAGACTTCAACTGGGATGCGTTCGAGAACGACCTCGACCTGTACGGCGGCAACAAGGAAGCCGTAGAACAGAAATACGACGAATCACTCTCCAACGTACAGGTGGGCGAAGTGGTGGAAGGTACCGTCGTAGGCATCACCAAGCGTGAAGTCATCGTGAACATCGGCTACAAATCGGAGGGTATCATCCCGATAGCCGAATTCCGCTACAACCCCGAACTCGCGGTAGGCGAAAAGGTGGAGGTTTACGTGGAAAGCGCCGAGGACAAGAAGGGACAGTTGGTGCTCTCGCACAAGAATGCCCGCCAGCTCAAGTCCTGGGACAGGGTGAACCAGGCCCTCGAAAACGACGAGATAATCAAGGGTTATATCAAGTGCCGCACCAAGGGCGGTATGATTGTGGACGTATTCGGCATCGAAGCGTTCCTGCCCGGCTCACAGATAGACGTGAAGCCCATCCGCGACTACGACATGTACGTGGACAAAACCATGGAGTTCAAGGTGGTGAAAATCAACCAGGAGTTCCGTAACGTGGTCGTATCGCACAAGGCGCTCATCGAAGAGGAGCTCGAAGCGCAGAAGAAGGAAATCATGTCCAAGCTCGAAAAAGGTCAGATACTCGAAGGTACGGTCAAGAACATTACCTCCTACGGCGTATTCATCGACTTGGGCGGCGTAGACGGACTTATCCATATCACCGACCTCAGCTGGGGCCGCGTGAACCATCCGGAGGAGGTCGTACAGCTCGACCAGAAACTCAACGTGGTCATCCTCGACTTCGACGACACGAAGAAACGTATCGCCCTCGGCCTCAAGCAGCTCTCGCCCCATCCGTGGGAAGCGCTCGACCCGAACCTCAAGGTGGGCGACGTGGTGAAGGGCAAGGTCGTGATGATGTACGACTACGGCGCATTCATCGAAATCGCACCCGGCGTAGAGGGTCTCATCCACGTATCGGAGATGTCGTGGAACCAGCACCTGCGTTCGGCACAGGACTTCATGAAGATAGGCGACGAGGTGGAAGCGGTTATCCTCACCCTCGACCGTGAGGAGCGGAAGATGTCGCTCGGCATCAAGCAGCTCACCTCCGACCCGTGGGAAGGTATCGAAGAGCGCTACCCGGTAGGCTCGCGCCACACCGCCAAGGTGCGCAACTTCACCAATTTCGGCATCTTCGTAGAGATAGCGGACGGCATCGACGGCCTCATCCACATCTCCGACCTGAGCTGGACCAAGAAAATCAAGCATCCGGCCGAAATCACCCAGATAGGAGCCGATATCGATGTCGTAGTGCTCGGCATCGACAAGGAGAACCGCCGTCTGAGTCTGGGTCACAAACAACTCGAAGAGAATCCGTGGAACGAATTCGAAAGCAAGTTCCCGATTGATTCCGTACACGAAGGTACCATCACCGAAATGACCGACCGCGGCGCAGTGGTCTCGCTCGGCGACAACATCGAAGGCTTTGCGCCCTCGCGCCAGCTTGCCAAGGAAGACGGCACGACCGCCAAGGTAGGCGAAACGCTTCCCTTCAAGGTAACGGAATTCTCCAAGATGACACGCCACATCACCCTCTCGCACACGCGCACTTTCGAGGATGCACGCCGCGCGGAGGAGAAGGCCGCCAAGGATGAGAAACGTGCTTCAGCCGACGCTACCAAAGCCAATGTCAAGAAGATAAACGCTTCGGTAGAGAAGACGACGCTCGGTGACATCACCGGACTGGCCGAACTCAAGGCACGCCTCGAAGAAGCGGAGAGCGACAAGAAAGCTGAATAA
- a CDS encoding ribonuclease Z, whose amino-acid sequence MTFKVTVLGNGSARPTIQRHHSAHALNVHEQFYLVDCGEGTQSRLIECGIHPLRLNAVFLSHLHGDHVYGLFPLISSMGLMGRRTPLTVFAPAPLGEVLEYHYRYFDTNLPFEIIYREVDTRKHLPIFENSVMEVWSIPLRHRVPAAGYLFREKRPELNVHKEAIERYGLGIAQITAAKRGEDISGPNGYTIPNGELTYLPYAPRSYAYCSDTMVSGKVADIAHGVNLLYHEATFADAERALARETGHSTALQAAKTAAKAQAGRLLIGHFSSRYKDAAPLVEEARTLFPATEEAKEMHTYEIPAVKHQ is encoded by the coding sequence ATGACTTTCAAAGTGACCGTACTCGGCAACGGTTCGGCAAGGCCGACGATACAAAGACACCACTCTGCTCATGCACTCAACGTGCATGAGCAGTTTTATTTGGTAGATTGCGGGGAGGGCACGCAGTCCAGACTCATCGAATGCGGCATCCATCCCCTCAGGCTAAACGCGGTTTTCCTGTCACACCTTCACGGCGACCACGTCTACGGACTTTTCCCGCTCATATCGTCCATGGGACTCATGGGACGGCGGACACCGCTCACGGTCTTCGCGCCGGCTCCGCTGGGTGAGGTTCTGGAGTACCATTACCGCTACTTCGACACGAACCTGCCCTTCGAGATAATCTATCGCGAGGTGGATACCCGAAAACACCTGCCGATATTCGAAAACAGTGTCATGGAGGTATGGAGCATCCCGTTGCGACACCGTGTTCCGGCAGCAGGATATCTTTTCCGGGAAAAGAGGCCGGAGCTCAACGTACACAAGGAGGCCATCGAACGCTACGGTCTCGGTATCGCACAGATAACCGCCGCCAAGCGCGGCGAAGACATTTCCGGACCGAACGGCTACACGATACCCAACGGCGAACTGACCTATCTCCCCTATGCACCGCGCAGTTACGCATATTGCAGCGATACGATGGTTTCGGGCAAAGTGGCGGACATCGCCCATGGTGTAAACCTGCTCTACCACGAGGCCACCTTTGCCGACGCGGAACGGGCGCTCGCCCGGGAGACAGGGCACTCCACTGCCCTGCAGGCCGCAAAAACCGCCGCGAAAGCCCAGGCCGGCCGGTTGCTGATAGGGCATTTCTCCTCGCGCTACAAAGACGCGGCACCCCTCGTCGAAGAGGCACGCACCCTCTTTCCCGCTACGGAAGAGGCCAAAGAGATGCACACATACGAAATACCGGCGGTAAAACACCAGTGA
- a CDS encoding low molecular weight protein-tyrosine-phosphatase, with protein sequence MKKRILFVCMGNICRSPAAEGILRSKAEKAGLAEHYAIDSAGTYSGHSGDLPDPRMREAAQRRGYRLTHRARPVLDEDFSRFDMLIAMDERNYDALDRLAFTLEDKAKIYRMTDFSSRHDYDHVPDPYYEGREGFELVLDLLEDACTGLLKYTAKETKS encoded by the coding sequence ATGAAAAAGAGGATACTTTTCGTCTGCATGGGCAACATTTGCCGCTCCCCGGCTGCAGAAGGAATCCTACGAAGCAAGGCCGAAAAAGCCGGTCTTGCCGAACATTACGCAATAGATTCAGCGGGAACTTACTCCGGCCACAGCGGCGACCTGCCCGACCCGCGCATGCGCGAAGCGGCCCAACGGAGGGGTTATCGCCTCACGCACCGGGCCCGTCCCGTTCTCGACGAAGACTTCTCCCGTTTCGACATGCTCATTGCCATGGACGAACGCAACTACGACGCCCTCGACCGCCTGGCCTTTACCCTCGAAGACAAAGCCAAAATTTACCGTATGACGGATTTCAGCAGCCGGCACGACTACGACCATGTTCCGGACCCCTACTATGAAGGCAGGGAAGGTTTCGAACTGGTGCTCGACCTGCTGGAGGATGCCTGCACCGGCCTGCTCAAATACACTGCCAAAGAGACGAAATCCTGA